The region AAGGAGAGAAAAAAGAGTGGACCTCAGATAAAGCAACACGCGACCAATATGTGGCCAATCACTATCGTGTTGTTTTGATGTTAGGGGATAACCTGGGCGATTTTACCTCGCCTGCCGGCTCTCCAGCACAGCGTCTCACGACTTACCAAACCAACATGGCTCACTGGGGTAAAGATTGGATTATGCTGCCAAACCCAGAATACGGTTCGTTTGAAAGTGCCACATTTGGTAATGATTACTCTCTTAGTCCAGAAAAACGTCGCGAGCTTAAAATCAGCGCACTGAAAGCCTGGGAACCAAAGAAGTAATCTCTCTTTAGAAACATCAATTTACATCCCCCGCAAACCAAGGGGGATGTGCTCTTATCACCTATACTGATAACGATTCGCCATGGCTTGACCGAACGAATCACCTGCCTCTTACGCATCAATATCCAACAAGAATAACTGCTACTATTAGTATATAATTAGATAAATCATTAGCTTAACCGCCCTCATCAACCATTAATCATTTAGACATATTATGAGTCATCGCTTACAAACATCTCAGCCCGTTTTAGGGAAGAACGGCATGATGTTCTTCCTGATTATTATCAGTGCCTTCCCACCTTTGACTATCGATCTCTATTTGCCAGCACTGCCGGAAATGACCCATATCTTTAATACCCAGCAAGCCTTGGTCAACCTCACTTTAAGTGGCTATTTCGTCACTTATGCGGTTGGCTTATTGATTTGGGGGCCTCTAAGTGAAAAGTTTGGTCGTAAACCTATCCTACTTAGTGGGCTTTTCATTTACATGATTGCGAGTCTTTGCTGTTCTCTGGCGGGCAATATTGAACAATTAATTGCTGCGCGCGTGCTGCAGGCTCTAGGCGGCAGTGCAGTTACCGTGGTCTCCACATCAATAGTCAAAGATTTATACTCTGGGCGAGAACGTGAAAGGGTCATGGCGACCATCATGTCACTGGTCACTATCGCTCCAATGGTTGCTCCGGTGTTGGGGGCGTTTATTCTACAGGTGGCTTCATGGCGGATTGTCTTTGTTGCTTTAGCGATATTCGGTGCTTTTGCGACGCTCCTTGCGCTCTGTTATAAGGAAACCTTGGTAAGTCGTTACACTGGCTCGATTATCTACTCTTGGGGACGACTGGCGGTGGTTATTAAAAACCGCCACTTTGTGATTTTGTTGGCGATTTTTTCCATCACGCCGATGGCGATGATGGCTTTTTTGGCGGCAGGTTCTTATATCTACATCAATGACTTTGGTTTAACTGAGCAACAATTTAGCTATGCGTTTGCGTTTAACGCGCTATGTGCTTCGTTTGGCCCAACCATGTACATCAAAATCTCCCGTCATGTTCAGGTGACTAAGCTCATTACCTACAGCTTTTTGCTGCTCTCCTGTGCTGGCGTGCTGACGTTAACGGTGGCGCATCTATCGCCTTGGTTCTTTGCGTTTATCTGCGCCCCTGCGACCTTAACCGTCATAATGGTGCGCGTACCGGGGATGAATTTAATGCTGGATCAACAAGAGCACGATACGGGCTCTGCCGTCGCATTGATCCAGTTCTTTGGCATGATTTCAGGTTCTATCGGTATGGTTTTGGTGTCGTTAAAACCAGACAGTTTAATTAACAACCTCGGCGTGATTCAGCTCTGCGTCGGACTGCTGGGTGGCGCGCTATGGCTGATGGCTCGTCATCGCCCGTTTGTCACCGAAAAACTGCCTAAATAATCGAATACATGACTCATTTTCTGGCTACACAATCTCGGTGATGGTCTATCCCATCACCGTACTAAGCACTCCAAACCACACGATTACGTCCTAACCCCTTGGCTTTATAAAGCGCTTGGTCGGCCGCTTTAATTTGCTCTTCCCACGTTGATTGCGAGCCTTTCACCACAAAATGAGCCCCGATACTGACAGTGACATTGAGTACCAACTGCTCACAGACAATCTCATCATTGGCTAAGCTCAAGCGCATCTCGTTCAATCGCTCATGGAGCACTTGTTGATTATCACTATGAATAACAATGGCAAACTCTTCACCACCGATGCGGGCAATTAAATCGTCACTGCGAACCTGATTACCTAAACGGCTGGCGATCGCTTTTAGTACTTGATCACCCACCATATGACCGTGTTGGTCGTTAATCTGTTTAAAATGGTCGACATCGAGAATCGCCAACGCATAACTGCTATTGACCGCGTCATGCTGCGCAAAATGTTCTTCCAATGCACGGCGGTTATAAAGCCCAGTTAAAGGATCACTCATTGCCATCCGTTTTAATTGCGCTTCAGCCTGGTTACGCGCCTCTTCCATCTCAACTGAATAATAGAGCCCGGCTAACGCGTCGGTTAACGGAGAGAGAAAGGCCGCATCTTGATCACTGTAGTTGTCGAGCTTATTGGCAAATCCAATCATGCCGACCACTTTGCCTTGCAACTTAATCGGTAAGCCCATAAAGCGAAAGATTTTCGGATGCCCTTTAGGCGTGCCCTTAGCGGCACTATGAGTGGATGGCTCATTACTGATGACAATGCTTTCGGTGCGAATCACGCTGCCAAACAGATTGTCGAGATTGGTGAAATAGAGTTGGCGCTGATGGTAAAGCTCCAATAAAACTTGCGCCTGATTATTCCACGCCAGCTCAGAGGTCGCATGAATAAACAGCGCCTCTTTCCCCTCTTTCATGCGCATTTGACCAATAAAGGCAAATTCACTGTCCGCAATTTCGGTTAACTCGGGGAGAACTTTACGACAAGCGTTAGAGAGATCGTGATCCTGCAGATAAGCGCTCATGGCTTTATTTATAAAGCTCAGCAGTTGATGCTGCTTCTCTTGCAATAATTCGATTTTTTTCTTTTGTGTGATATTGCGATGGGTGCCTGCCACACGCAGGGCGTTGTGTTTTGCATCGCGTTGAACAATTTTACCGTAGCTCTCTAACCAGACCCACTCACCATTAGCATGCTTAATTCGATAAGTGGTGAGCATCGCGGTTTCTTTACCAATAATATGCTGATGGAAAGCTTGATCCATTTTTGTGCGATCCGCTGGATGAATCAGGCTATGCCAAAAATGGCGACTTGAACCAAACAGGTCAGGCTCAATACCTAACATATCGTAACAGTACTGATTCACTGAGAGATGATCGTTAGCCACATCATAATCCCATGTCGCAAGGTCAGATGCTTCAAGTAAGATACGCATTTGCTGATTGGCTTCACGGAGCTTTTGTTCCATAAACCGTTTGGCGGTGTAATCAATCAGTAAGGCATGCACCGCATCAAGGTGACCTTGTTCGAAAAACGCTTTACTGATCATCTTGACCCAAAAGGTTTCCCCTTGCGGATTACGTAACTCAAATTGCGCATCGGCATTTTGCACGCCGTCACGGTGCACACTCATTAAAAAGGCAAAATTATTCAAACTCTTGGGATCGATATAATCTTCAAAAATCGCTTTATGCTGACGCAGTTGCTCGACAGGCAAGCCAAAGATTTGTTCCAGATTATTTGAGGCGTAATGAAGGCTTAAACCGCCGGAGATTTGCCATTGCATAATCACCGCTGGCGAGTTTTCGATAAGTTGATGCTCTTCTTGCAAATCCAATTGCTGCTTCAACAAACTCAGATAACTCGACAGCGACGCTCCGAGTGCCACTAACGGTGCAAGGTCAGCTGAACTTAGCTGGCACGCCTTCTCATCCTCGGTATGCTCATCCTCTGCGTACTTATCTTCGGCGTACTTATCTTCTGCATAGATAAGCCCAATCGCTGTATGCTCAACCACCAACGGCACACCAGCAAAAAAGCGGCGCTTTGGCGTCTCCTTAACCCACTTTGAGGGCGAGACAATCACGGATTGTTGAGTTAGCACCGCTTGCTGACTTTCATCATCACTATCCGTTGGGTGAATTGTGCCATCAAACCACTGAGCAAAGTGCTCATAATAGTCATCCAAGATGGCGACCTTAACGTGGGATACAGGTAAGGCTTTGGCAACGGCATCGAGCAACGCATCGATGTCTATCGGTATCGGTTCTCTCGTTAGATGTGCAATTTTGGCTTGATTGGTCGGCTGCGTATGCTCCATTACACCATTCCATCCCAACGGTTATGGGCTCGCCACCAGAAACTCTGTGTCGTTACCCAGTGATTCTCAAAGAGAAAAACAAATTCACTTGAGTATAGTCAATATCACGTTGACCAGAGGGGGAATAGAGAGAAAAAGTGCAACTCACTCATTGCTGACGGTGGTAAAGATTAGCCTTGAGTAAGAGAGAAACTCTGGTTAAGGAAAAAAAGCAGCTCGTCTTGCTCAATCGTCCCATCCAAAAGCAAAGTGACCCAATGCTCTTTGTTCATGTGATAAGCAGGAAAGAAGCCAGGTGATGCTCGTAAACTCATGACCATCTCCGGCGGGCATTTGACATTGAGAATATCGACTATACCGTCACTTTTCAGACCCAGCGTCGTTCTCGGTATCGCAGTGACTAAACCAAACCATTTTCGACTGTTGGTATGGCGAAATACCGCCGTATCGGGATATTTGGCCCATGGAAAATCTGGGCTTATCCCGTATTGGTTTGCAATGTACTGCGTGAGATCTCTCTTTATCGTCATTTTGTTGTCTCAAATAGTCGTAGGCAGTTGCAGTGTATATCCAAACAGTAGTGATGCCCAGCGAGTTGTTTTACGGTTCCATTTGCCTAATTTGAACAAAATGACATACGGCGCATTTTGCTCTGACCTTCTCCTTCTAATCGAGCCAAAACAGCTTCAAATCATTGCATTGAAATGACATTCACAACTGAACTTGGACCAATACTAAAGTTGTTAAGACGGTGCAACATTAACTAGCAAGTTCTTAACAAAATACTCAATGGAAGCGAAGTCACTTGGTAAGCAAGTGGATTCCCGATAAAAATCATGAAGGTATTCAAATGAAAACTAAATTCGCCTTTACTCTTCTTGCCAGCCTAATCGGTGGTAGTCTGTTGGCTCAAAGTGCATTTGCTGATGTCTATGTGGGTGGTCGTGCTGGCTACTCTTTCCTCGATGATGCTTGCCACCAAACAAGCGATTGTGATGATGACAGTGGTGCGGCGGGTCTCTTTATGGGATACCAAGCCAACGATTGGTTAGGCGTTGAACTTGGCGCAGATTGGCTTGGCGACCAAGGTATTAACTACATGAAAAATGGCTCTTTGCACCATGCAGACCATAATCTTTCCGCCATTTCCCTTGCCCCTAAATTCTCTTACCCGATTAACCAAGATGTTGATCTATTCGCCAAAGTTGGTGCAGCTTACATGCAGTATGGCAATGCGAACGATGTGGTACCAACAGGTGCAGTTGGTGCGGAATACCATATTTCGAAAAAATGGGATGCGCGCGTCTCTTATCAACGTTACCAAAATATGGACGACGGCGTGTTTGATGGCATGGACACCAACTTAGTCAGCGTCGGCTTCAGCTACAAACTGGGCCAATCTGAACCAGAAGTACAACCTATCGCCCAAACCGAGCCGGCGCCAGTTCAAGAAGTGCAACCTGAACCCCAAGTGGCACCAGAACCTGCTCCAGAGCCCGTTCCTCAAACCAAATGGGTCGTCAAAGAACATGGTCTTAAAAACAACCAAGGCCTCTTTGAACTTAACAGCGCTAAGCTGACTGAAGGGGGTAAAGAAGCCTTCCAACCTCTGATTGCGACTCTGCTGAAATACCCTGAAGCGCAAGCCACTATCACAGGTTATACCGACTCAACAGGTTCCAAAGACTACAACCTGCAGTTGTCTAAAAAACGGGCTCAAGCTGTTGCTGACTACCTAGTAGAAAACGGCGTTAACCCAGACAAACTGACCGTTGATGGCCTTGGTGAAAAAGATCCAATCGCGACCAACAAAACCCTGGATGGTCGTAAACAAAACCGTCGCGTGGAGATCACCATTCCTCAATTTAAGTACAAAGTGAAAGAGACTGTGACTCCGGCAGCAACACCAGCCGCGGTTTAATCTTTGTTGACCACTGCACTTCCTAACATGACTCCGGCTTACCGGAGTCATTTGTTTTCCCCGCTAAAAACCTTTGACCAATTTGTTGTTATACAGCCAGAGACGGTTGTGATTAACGTCGTTGAGATCGCGCTGCTTAGCTGCGTTTCCCGTAAATGCTCGGTTAGTGGTAGCAGCTGCTCCCCAAGGTTGGTTCACGTCATAACAAGTCTCAATTTGACTTTGGGTGATCAGCAGTTGACCATTGGCCGTTTTGCCCGGCAAATAGCCCGTTTTACTTGCCCCTTGTTCCCATGCCCGTCCCAACTTAGGTGCAAAATGGGTAAAGCCTGAATCACAAGAAAGCTTGCTTTGTGTGACTAAAAAGCCATAGGTGGAGTTAGGTAAGGTATCTGGCGCAAACACATAGGCAGAAGAGACATTTCTTGATGAGACGGTATGAAATTCGACTTGATCAAATACCGCTTGAGCGCGGCCAAATACATAGTCAACATCCCCTTCAATGTAGCTGTTACGAATATAGGCACGAGTATGACGCTCAGTATTATACTGGTTGTCTTTATCGGCGTTGTTGACAAAGAAGGTGTCTTGTCGTCCCAGTAACCGCACGTTATCCAATAGCACTTTATCCCCATCGGTGCGCAAAGCGACACCTTGGTGAGTGCCCGCACCGATACCATCTAACATGCTATTTTCTATCGTTAAGTTGGCTAAGGTAAAGCGATCGCTTTGACTCCACACGACCGCAGAGCACACGGTGGTGACCACTTTATTCGGTGTCTGAGCACAGTTTTGGTACATATACCAAGCAGGGTCGCTCGCTTGGTATTCCCCTTGGCTACCGACTAAGGTTTGATACTCTTGGGGCGAAATCATCGAGTCAATCGCTAAGCTCAGCACCACTTTGTTAGCGTCATCGCCTGCCCCATAAATGGTCATCGCGGGGGCATCTTGTGGAATGTAGACCGTGCCAACATAGCGACCGGGCAGTACTTTAATCGCAATCGGCTCATCGCCTTTATGTTGAGCCAGTGCCGCATTAATGGCTTGCTGCACTGTGTGATACGGTGCTGGACTACGCGGCTCACCGACCACAAAAGCCGTCTCTGCCATCGTCACCGCTTCTGGCACCCAACGGTCTTGGTTTAGGGTTAAATAGCGTTCGACGGTAAATGGCTTCTGCTCTGCAGCCGTTAATACCGGATGTTCGGGAGAGTTTACAAAATCGCTGCTGTTTGCAGCGTTCGCGCCCGCGACCAAAAGCGCAGAAGCGATAAGAGAAGCAACGGGTTTTAGCATAGCGTTCTGTCCTTAATGAAGAACAGCTAGCCTAACCACAGCCAGACGAAAAAAACGCCAGTAAAATCACTTTTTAAAACAGCGTTTCAATATGATAAGTCAAACTGCTATTCAGATCGCAATTCAACTTGACCTAAAACAGGTTAACTCAGGATATAAATCACGTTGATTGTTGATATTTATTGGGTTTGTTATGATTTGCGCACATGCCAACATGAGAAATAGATGATGAGAGTACTGAAGTACGCCATTCTTGGTTTACTAAATCGCCATCCAATGACGGGATATGATATTGCAAAGGATTTTAAACATGAGTTAGCTGAATTTTGGCACGCTAACCATAGTCAAATTTACACCGAGCTAAAAAAACTCCATGACGAGCAGCTCGTGACCTTTGATATTGAAATCAGCGGCGAAGTACTAGAGAAGAAGCAATATTCCATCACTGCCGCAGGCAAAGCCGATCTCCTCAATTGGCTGCACCAAGATGAGTTAATGAGCAAAACCGCTAAAGACCCATTTCGGGTGAGAATGTATTTCTGTAACTTTCTGCCGCTCGATACGCGAATTGCTCTTTTAACACACCAAAAAGAACTTCATGCAGCCAAGCTTGCTAAGTTACAAACGACTGCTTTGCAATACCCTAGCGTTCCTCAAGTCGACAGTGACCGTTTCGGTGACTTTATTATCCTTGAAGGTGCCATCATTCGTGAAAAAGGCTTTATTGAATGGTGTGAGCGCTGCATTGGTTACTGCGTGGCAGCACAAAGTCAATAGCTCAACTTTCGGCAGGTTTCTATATAGAAGCGCCTGCCGAGATAATCAACATCGACGGTTATTTATCGCGAGCTGACACGAGAGTTATTATTTGTCCAACTTAAGAAAATCACCATCAATAATGAGTAGCTTAACGCCATGTTCCGTCACTGAGCGATGTGAGCTTAAGTCATCAGATACGATATAGGACATACCTGGTGTTAATACGCAAGACTCGCCATTTTCTTGTTCATTAACCACCTTGCCTTCAAGGCAGTACACAATATGGCCTTTCTGACACCAATGGTCAGCCAAGTAACCTGCGGTGTATTCCACGATACGAACACGCAATCCGGGAAACTGAACGGTCTGCCAATAAGCAATACCGTGAGTACCATAGTGTTCTTGCTTAGGAATGCTTGACCAGTCAATGGTCTGAAAAGGGATTCCGATATCTTCCATAATAAACGATCCTACTGTACCTAAATTAAGCATTCACCATCCCATTTTTCCCCTTACCGATCAATCGCTATTATTGTTAATGACCGTTATTTATTCCTATTTAAGGGTTATTAATAGATTAATTCAATGAGCCTATAGCCTTTATATATAAATAGCACTCATTGTTATTTATATTTATTTTGTCAGCATTATGAAAGCAAGCGTAAATATACGAAATATCACTACAAGAGGAGTAAGTATCGAACTATTTTTTAATAAGCGGGACATCGAAAACACGATATCGCTATTTGATATCAGGAGTCACATCATGATGAAAATGCAACGTCCTTACTTAAGCCCATTTTTGCTGGTCTGCTATTTGTCGACGTCAATAACCGGGATATTGATGCTGCTGCATGTGGGATTTCCGGCCATCCACCCAATTCACGAATGGGGCGGCGTAGCGTTTGTTATCGGCGGCCTGCTCCATTTGATATTGAACTGGCGCGCATTAACCACTTACTTCAAGCCTAAGCTCCGCTTTACGGTATTCATACCAGAACAAGAGCGACCTAGGCGTCAACGGTTAGGCGGAGCACAAACCAGTATGGTAACGAGTCCCAGTACGTTAACTGGCTCCAGCATGGTAACTAACTCCAGAACAATAGCTAGCAATAGTGCCAACAGCGAAGCTGAGCTTTCCGCCCCAACAGCAATCATTGCCTCTTCACAATAACCACTTATTTTTAATAGAAAAAGGGCAGCCAATGCTGCCCTTTCCATCTATTCTTTTGCCGAGCGCTTAAGACATAAAACGGGCGCGGAAAGATTTACCTTTCATCTTGCCGTTGCTGATTTTTGCCAAAGCCAATTTTGCTTTAGGACGCTGCACAGCAACATAAGACCAAATATCATGAACTTGGATCTTACCTACGTCAGCACCAGACATTTCGTTACCCGCCGTCAGTGCACCTAGGATATCACCAGGACGCAGCTTCTGTTTCTTACCGCCTTCAATACGGATACAGGTCATTGCTGCTTTGGCTGGGAAATCTTCAATCTCTTGCTGCTCAGGCAGACGAGTAAATGATTGTGGACCGAAACGATCTTCTAACAGCGAAAGTTTCATCTCATCTTTAGGACCGACAAAGCTCAACGCCAAGCCTTTCGCACCAGCGCGACCAGTACGGCCCATACGGTGGACATGAGTTTCCGTATCGTGCGCCATATGATGGTTTACCACCAAATCCAACGCGTCGATGTCTAAACCACGCGCGGCAACATCGGTCGCCACCAGCACGTTCACGCATTTAAGAGCGAAAAGCGCCAACGCTTGGTCACGTTCACGTTGCTCTAAGTCACCATGCAGCGCTTTAGCATCGAAGCCAACATCGCTAAGGTAGTTAGCTAACTCTTGCGTTTCACGTTTGGTATTACAGAACACTACCGCACTTTCTGGTTGGAATTGCGTCAGCAACATACGAGTCGCTTCTTGGCGGCTCAACGCATCGGTCACTTGATAGAATTTCTGCTCGATATTGACTTTATCTTCTGTGCTCTCAATTTTTACTGTCACAGGTTCGTTCATCATCTCGCGAGCCATCTCTTCAATTGGCCCAGGGAAAGTCGCGCTGAACAGCAGGTTTTGACGCTGCATTGGCATGTAACGCTCAATGGTCTCTAGTGCTTCAGAAAAGCCCATCTCTAACATGCGGTCTGCTTCATCCAAAACAAACTGAGTCAAGTTATCTAGGTTTAGACGACCTTTATCCAAGTGGTCTAACACGCGACCTGGCGTACCTACAATAATGTGCGCACCATGTTCTAACGAGCCGATTTGTGGACCGATGGCAACACCACCACACAGCGTTAAGATTTTAATGTTGTGAATACCACGAGCGAAACGACGCAATTCACTGGCTACTTGATCCGCCAATTCACGCGTTGGGCACAATACCAACGACTGAACGCGAAAACGCTTCACATCCAGATGGTTTAAAATCCCCAAACCGAATGCTGCAGTTTTACCCGAGCCTGTTTTCGCCTGCGCCAACACATCTTTACCCGCCAAAATGTGCGGTAAAGATTGGGCTTGAATTGGTGTCATTGAGGTAAAACCTAAATCATCAAGCGTACTGAGCAGTGAAGGCTTAAGTGCGAGAGAACGAAAATCAGTCTTGGTTTGCAAAATTTTTCCCATGGCCAGAAACTGGCGGATAACAAAAATGAAAGGCGCGATTGTAGCAGTTGAGTTCGATACTGGGTATCACTAGTTCAAGCTTTAACAGTAAATCGTGCTGCCTAATCTTGATTATGGCGTTTTTTAGCCGATGTGGAAGCTATGTCAAACAATCTTATCCCCCGTAAGATTGTCCCCACTCCTAGTCTCGGTATATGTGCAAAACGGCCATCATTTGCTGTTGCAAAAAGCGATGCCTGACTTTCAGCAGAGCTGATTAAACAGCTAGAACAGCAATAAAATAATGAAAACAATGCCCGCATCGAGCGGGCATTGTTTATGGTTCGGTATGACGCTTTTTGGCAAAACGTATCTATTTGGCAAAATGTATCTATTTAGCAAAATGTATCGATGTAAAGCGCTTCCACTTTATCTCTTGCCCACTGGGTGCGGCGCAAAAACTTCAACGAGGACTTAATGGATGGGTCGCTGTAAAAGCAGTTCACATTAATTTCTGCGTATAACCCACGCCAACCATAATGTTCCACCAATCGGGTTAGAATTTTTTCCAAAGTAAGACCATGGAGCGGATTGTTGGGTTGTTGTTGACTCATCGTCGGTGCCTTAAACTTGCGTAGTGACTAACATCAGATGCCCGCCACTTTAACCGATTTTTTGACGAAAGCCAGCAGCACACATCATTAACGTCAACCTATGGCTTAAAACAGCACCAAATTTGCCCCAAGATAAGCGCCGGAGACCTCAGATTCTATCTCACGATGGTGATCACCAAAGGTGGCAAAATCCACTTTGGAATAACGATAGCCCGCAATGATTTCAATATCGGCAATATCAAAATTGATCGGAAACTTTAAGCCCGCTGCATAATCTGTTGCGCCGTTACCGCCAACCCAATGAGCAAACCCACGCACGTAACCGGTATGCGGCCCAACCACCAACGACGCATAATAGTGTGGTTCTATCTCATCTAGGGTCTTACGTTGAGCAAGGTTAAGATGGCCTGCGGTTTGCGTCCAACCGCCACCGACACCTAACTGTAACCACTCAATGGTTAACGGCTCAATAAACAGCGTGATGTCATTTTTATCATAGGTATAACGCGCCGACGTCATTTTGGTT is a window of Vibrio porteresiae DSM 19223 DNA encoding:
- a CDS encoding multidrug effflux MFS transporter, whose product is MSHRLQTSQPVLGKNGMMFFLIIISAFPPLTIDLYLPALPEMTHIFNTQQALVNLTLSGYFVTYAVGLLIWGPLSEKFGRKPILLSGLFIYMIASLCCSLAGNIEQLIAARVLQALGGSAVTVVSTSIVKDLYSGRERERVMATIMSLVTIAPMVAPVLGAFILQVASWRIVFVALAIFGAFATLLALCYKETLVSRYTGSIIYSWGRLAVVIKNRHFVILLAIFSITPMAMMAFLAAGSYIYINDFGLTEQQFSYAFAFNALCASFGPTMYIKISRHVQVTKLITYSFLLLSCAGVLTLTVAHLSPWFFAFICAPATLTVIMVRVPGMNLMLDQQEHDTGSAVALIQFFGMISGSIGMVLVSLKPDSLINNLGVIQLCVGLLGGALWLMARHRPFVTEKLPK
- the dbpA gene encoding ATP-dependent RNA helicase DbpA, which encodes MGKILQTKTDFRSLALKPSLLSTLDDLGFTSMTPIQAQSLPHILAGKDVLAQAKTGSGKTAAFGLGILNHLDVKRFRVQSLVLCPTRELADQVASELRRFARGIHNIKILTLCGGVAIGPQIGSLEHGAHIIVGTPGRVLDHLDKGRLNLDNLTQFVLDEADRMLEMGFSEALETIERYMPMQRQNLLFSATFPGPIEEMAREMMNEPVTVKIESTEDKVNIEQKFYQVTDALSRQEATRMLLTQFQPESAVVFCNTKRETQELANYLSDVGFDAKALHGDLEQRERDQALALFALKCVNVLVATDVAARGLDIDALDLVVNHHMAHDTETHVHRMGRTGRAGAKGLALSFVGPKDEMKLSLLEDRFGPQSFTRLPEQQEIEDFPAKAAMTCIRIEGGKKQKLRPGDILGALTAGNEMSGADVGKIQVHDIWSYVAVQRPKAKLALAKISNGKMKGKSFRARFMS
- a CDS encoding porin family protein, producing the protein MKKQAWGWLASGGLALFSAMSGAAVLDTVNTVNLASNGLKTGTEFEYARWLQHYEVNGQDQGNDSSANQYGFIYRPDTVFLPSLRGYSTKMTSARYTYDKNDITLFIEPLTIEWLQLGVGGGWTQTAGHLNLAQRKTLDEIEPHYYASLVVGPHTGYVRGFAHWVGGNGATDYAAGLKFPINFDIADIEIIAGYRYSKVDFATFGDHHREIESEVSGAYLGANLVLF
- a CDS encoding MmcQ/YjbR family DNA-binding protein translates to MTIKRDLTQYIANQYGISPDFPWAKYPDTAVFRHTNSRKWFGLVTAIPRTTLGLKSDGIVDILNVKCPPEMVMSLRASPGFFPAYHMNKEHWVTLLLDGTIEQDELLFFLNQSFSLTQG
- a CDS encoding putative acyl-CoA thioester hydrolase, which encodes MLKPVASLIASALLVAGANAANSSDFVNSPEHPVLTAAEQKPFTVERYLTLNQDRWVPEAVTMAETAFVVGEPRSPAPYHTVQQAINAALAQHKGDEPIAIKVLPGRYVGTVYIPQDAPAMTIYGAGDDANKVVLSLAIDSMISPQEYQTLVGSQGEYQASDPAWYMYQNCAQTPNKVVTTVCSAVVWSQSDRFTLANLTIENSMLDGIGAGTHQGVALRTDGDKVLLDNVRLLGRQDTFFVNNADKDNQYNTERHTRAYIRNSYIEGDVDYVFGRAQAVFDQVEFHTVSSRNVSSAYVFAPDTLPNSTYGFLVTQSKLSCDSGFTHFAPKLGRAWEQGASKTGYLPGKTANGQLLITQSQIETCYDVNQPWGAAATTNRAFTGNAAKQRDLNDVNHNRLWLYNNKLVKGF
- a CDS encoding DUF4405 domain-containing protein; the protein is MMKMQRPYLSPFLLVCYLSTSITGILMLLHVGFPAIHPIHEWGGVAFVIGGLLHLILNWRALTTYFKPKLRFTVFIPEQERPRRQRLGGAQTSMVTSPSTLTGSSMVTNSRTIASNSANSEAELSAPTAIIASSQ
- a CDS encoding DHCW motif cupin fold protein — protein: MEDIGIPFQTIDWSSIPKQEHYGTHGIAYWQTVQFPGLRVRIVEYTAGYLADHWCQKGHIVYCLEGKVVNEQENGESCVLTPGMSYIVSDDLSSHRSVTEHGVKLLIIDGDFLKLDK
- a CDS encoding OmpA family protein: MKTKFAFTLLASLIGGSLLAQSAFADVYVGGRAGYSFLDDACHQTSDCDDDSGAAGLFMGYQANDWLGVELGADWLGDQGINYMKNGSLHHADHNLSAISLAPKFSYPINQDVDLFAKVGAAYMQYGNANDVVPTGAVGAEYHISKKWDARVSYQRYQNMDDGVFDGMDTNLVSVGFSYKLGQSEPEVQPIAQTEPAPVQEVQPEPQVAPEPAPEPVPQTKWVVKEHGLKNNQGLFELNSAKLTEGGKEAFQPLIATLLKYPEAQATITGYTDSTGSKDYNLQLSKKRAQAVADYLVENGVNPDKLTVDGLGEKDPIATNKTLDGRKQNRRVEITIPQFKYKVKETVTPAATPAAV
- a CDS encoding sensor domain-containing diguanylate cyclase, whose amino-acid sequence is MEHTQPTNQAKIAHLTREPIPIDIDALLDAVAKALPVSHVKVAILDDYYEHFAQWFDGTIHPTDSDDESQQAVLTQQSVIVSPSKWVKETPKRRFFAGVPLVVEHTAIGLIYAEDKYAEDKYAEDEHTEDEKACQLSSADLAPLVALGASLSSYLSLLKQQLDLQEEHQLIENSPAVIMQWQISGGLSLHYASNNLEQIFGLPVEQLRQHKAIFEDYIDPKSLNNFAFLMSVHRDGVQNADAQFELRNPQGETFWVKMISKAFFEQGHLDAVHALLIDYTAKRFMEQKLREANQQMRILLEASDLATWDYDVANDHLSVNQYCYDMLGIEPDLFGSSRHFWHSLIHPADRTKMDQAFHQHIIGKETAMLTTYRIKHANGEWVWLESYGKIVQRDAKHNALRVAGTHRNITQKKKIELLQEKQHQLLSFINKAMSAYLQDHDLSNACRKVLPELTEIADSEFAFIGQMRMKEGKEALFIHATSELAWNNQAQVLLELYHQRQLYFTNLDNLFGSVIRTESIVISNEPSTHSAAKGTPKGHPKIFRFMGLPIKLQGKVVGMIGFANKLDNYSDQDAAFLSPLTDALAGLYYSVEMEEARNQAEAQLKRMAMSDPLTGLYNRRALEEHFAQHDAVNSSYALAILDVDHFKQINDQHGHMVGDQVLKAIASRLGNQVRSDDLIARIGGEEFAIVIHSDNQQVLHERLNEMRLSLANDEIVCEQLVLNVTVSIGAHFVVKGSQSTWEEQIKAADQALYKAKGLGRNRVVWSA
- a CDS encoding VF530 family protein, whose translation is MSQQQPNNPLHGLTLEKILTRLVEHYGWRGLYAEINVNCFYSDPSIKSSLKFLRRTQWARDKVEALYIDTFC
- a CDS encoding PadR family transcriptional regulator is translated as MMRVLKYAILGLLNRHPMTGYDIAKDFKHELAEFWHANHSQIYTELKKLHDEQLVTFDIEISGEVLEKKQYSITAAGKADLLNWLHQDELMSKTAKDPFRVRMYFCNFLPLDTRIALLTHQKELHAAKLAKLQTTALQYPSVPQVDSDRFGDFIILEGAIIREKGFIEWCERCIGYCVAAQSQ